A genomic region of Porticoccaceae bacterium LTM1 contains the following coding sequences:
- the paaE gene encoding 1,2-phenylacetyl-CoA epoxidase subunit PaaE, with protein MNDTNFYKLNVAAVVPETDTAVQVIFDIPGELKNKYEFIQGQYLTLKQTINGEDVRRSYSICSTVGDEQLRVGIKKIDDGVFSTYANEQLKAGDTLEVMPPQGKFYTELNPTNAKNYMCIAAGSGITPMLSIIKTVLATEPNSKVTLIYGNQRVKSMMFREELSDIKNANMERFQWINILSREEHEAEVLHGRINNKKGAELQAKKLIAINEFQEFFLCGPEAMISEVSRGLRSEGIDESQIHYELFGASAEAAQAAVQKHHERAEKYGKLVSNVTLMSGGRRVNFDLSADGENLLDAGIDNGVDLPFSCKGGVCATCKAKLIEGEVEMDLTHGLEQYEIDKGFILTCQSHPVSEKVVVDFDQH; from the coding sequence ATGAACGACACCAACTTCTACAAATTAAACGTCGCCGCCGTGGTGCCGGAAACCGACACTGCCGTTCAGGTAATTTTTGATATTCCAGGCGAGTTAAAAAACAAATATGAATTTATTCAGGGCCAATACCTGACCTTGAAACAAACCATCAATGGCGAAGACGTTCGCCGCTCCTACTCTATCTGTTCCACTGTGGGCGACGAGCAGTTGCGTGTGGGAATCAAAAAGATTGATGACGGTGTTTTTTCCACCTACGCCAATGAGCAATTAAAAGCTGGCGACACTCTGGAAGTGATGCCGCCGCAGGGCAAGTTCTATACCGAACTGAATCCGACCAATGCCAAAAACTATATGTGCATTGCTGCCGGCTCAGGTATTACCCCAATGCTGTCGATTATCAAAACCGTGCTGGCCACCGAGCCTAACAGCAAAGTCACGCTGATTTACGGCAACCAGCGCGTTAAAAGCATGATGTTCCGCGAAGAGCTGTCCGACATTAAGAACGCCAACATGGAACGTTTTCAGTGGATTAATATCCTCAGTCGCGAAGAGCACGAAGCAGAAGTACTGCACGGCCGCATCAATAACAAAAAAGGCGCTGAATTGCAGGCCAAAAAGTTAATCGCCATTAATGAATTCCAGGAATTCTTCCTGTGCGGCCCTGAGGCTATGATTTCAGAAGTCTCTCGTGGACTGCGTTCCGAAGGAATCGACGAATCCCAGATTCATTACGAATTGTTTGGCGCATCGGCTGAAGCAGCCCAGGCCGCTGTTCAGAAGCACCACGAGCGCGCGGAGAAATACGGCAAGCTGGTGAGTAACGTCACCCTGATGTCTGGCGGCCGTCGTGTTAATTTTGACCTGAGTGCCGACGGCGAAAACCTTTTGGACGCTGGAATCGACAACGGTGTCGACCTGCCGTTCTCCTGTAAAGGCGGTGTCTGTGCCACCTGTAAAGCCAAACTGATTGAAGGCGAAGTGGAGATGGACCTGACCCACGGCCTGGAGCAGTACGAAATAGATAAAGGCTTTATTCTCACCTGCCAGTCACACCCGGTGAGTGAAAAAGTAGTCGTGGATTTCGACCAGCATTAA
- a CDS encoding GGDEF domain-containing protein: MLLPETRRPTDPLHQVLTNILDQQSLECWFQPIVDFPSRTILGYEALARGPQHSSLHMPSALFACAHDSNQLQRLEELCIATACAQFLKLELPGKLFINISAADIYQLDRPHSIIGTTLANYAEQINIVLEVSEKAPLNDYKRIREISNYCHKIGLQLAIDDLGSGYSGLRTWAELHPDYVKIDMHFVRDIHKDSVKREFVRSICEIARGMNCHLIAEGIEHPLELETLRNLGLKLGQGFLLHPPSSYPQKKLSGLAKQLGTSNSISTRRQNTRPADTVAAIVQSAQSLPPEIVAEDVNDFFIRNPSVSSVPIVENEKPVGLISRSQILEIFSGRFSHQLYGRQPVTNLMNRQPIIVDADTRLEEVSQRITEEQHADLSNDFIVTRNGKYIGVGKVNDLLRRITEYQMRYARYSNPLTLLPGNVPIYEWIDQLLDQREHFRLAYIDLNNFKPFNDTYGYSRGDEVLATMADILVAATDPDTDLVGHVGGDDFVILFRSPDWRHRCEEIFNRFDHEKRRFYDSPDLQEGGIWCEDRQGNNNFFGLLTLAMGVVVPDPDRCQSHHDVAQMATEAKHQAKMRGKNQNYTFLSRRRGPSEYRFKSMVRDQSNSRRAI; encoded by the coding sequence ATGTTGCTGCCTGAAACAAGACGCCCCACAGATCCCTTACATCAGGTCTTAACCAATATTCTCGACCAGCAATCCCTTGAGTGTTGGTTTCAACCTATTGTCGATTTTCCCAGTCGAACTATTCTTGGCTATGAAGCACTGGCTCGCGGCCCACAGCATAGTTCACTTCATATGCCCTCAGCGCTGTTCGCATGCGCCCATGACAGTAATCAACTTCAAAGGCTTGAAGAGCTTTGCATAGCTACTGCCTGCGCCCAATTTCTGAAACTGGAATTGCCCGGCAAACTTTTCATTAACATTTCTGCCGCCGACATTTATCAACTGGACAGGCCACACAGCATAATCGGAACAACTCTTGCCAACTATGCAGAGCAGATTAATATCGTTTTGGAGGTGTCGGAAAAAGCACCGCTTAACGACTATAAACGCATTCGCGAAATCTCTAATTACTGCCACAAGATTGGCCTGCAACTGGCCATTGATGACCTCGGAAGTGGTTATTCCGGATTGCGGACCTGGGCTGAGCTACACCCTGACTATGTAAAAATTGATATGCACTTTGTGCGGGACATTCACAAAGACTCTGTTAAACGGGAGTTTGTGCGCTCAATTTGTGAAATCGCCAGAGGCATGAATTGCCACCTTATTGCAGAAGGAATTGAACACCCTCTGGAACTGGAAACCCTGCGAAATCTTGGTTTGAAGCTTGGGCAGGGCTTTCTGCTACACCCGCCTTCCAGTTATCCGCAGAAAAAACTCTCCGGACTGGCAAAACAACTCGGCACGTCCAACTCCATCAGCACCCGACGTCAAAATACCCGGCCCGCTGACACCGTTGCTGCCATTGTACAAAGCGCACAATCGCTTCCACCGGAAATTGTCGCCGAGGACGTTAATGATTTCTTTATTCGCAATCCATCCGTAAGTTCAGTCCCTATTGTCGAAAATGAAAAACCTGTTGGGCTGATCTCCCGCTCACAGATTCTCGAAATTTTTTCAGGACGATTCTCTCACCAACTCTATGGTCGGCAGCCCGTAACCAACTTAATGAATCGTCAACCGATCATTGTCGATGCAGATACACGTCTCGAAGAAGTTAGTCAGCGAATTACCGAAGAGCAGCATGCGGACCTCAGTAATGACTTCATCGTTACCCGCAATGGCAAATACATTGGCGTGGGTAAAGTAAATGATTTACTGCGGCGCATTACCGAGTACCAGATGCGGTATGCCCGATACAGCAACCCATTAACCCTGTTGCCGGGCAATGTTCCCATTTACGAGTGGATTGATCAGCTATTGGATCAGCGCGAACATTTTCGTCTCGCATACATTGACCTCAATAATTTCAAGCCGTTTAACGACACCTACGGCTACAGTCGTGGCGATGAGGTGTTAGCAACAATGGCTGATATTCTGGTCGCCGCTACCGATCCGGATACAGATCTGGTGGGGCATGTTGGGGGAGATGATTTTGTTATCCTGTTTCGCAGCCCGGACTGGCGGCATCGCTGCGAAGAGATATTTAATCGATTTGATCACGAGAAAAGACGTTTTTACGATTCGCCTGATTTACAGGAAGGCGGAATCTGGTGTGAAGATCGCCAGGGGAACAATAATTTCTTTGGCCTTCTTACCCTGGCGATGGGTGTCGTTGTTCCCGATCCTGACCGCTGCCAGTCACACCACGATGTTGCCCAGATGGCTACCGAAGCCAAACATCAGGCAAAAATGCGCGGGAAAAACCAGAACTACACATTCCTTTCGCGCCGTCGTGGACCTTCCGAATATCGATTCAAAAGCATGGTCAGGGATCAGAGCAATTCTCGCAGAGCCATTTAG
- a CDS encoding slipin family protein translates to MMEYFSVTLTVFAILIIMSTFRVLREYDRGVIFLLGRFYKVKGPGLIIVIPGLQQMVRVDLRTIVMDVPTQDVISMDNVSVKVNAVVYFRVVDPQKAIIAVENYLEATSQLAQTTLRSVLGQHDLDDMLSKREKLNADIQVILDQQTDAWGIKVSNVEIKHVDLDESMIRAIAKQAEAERERRAKVIHAEGEHQAAEKLAQAAKILGTQPQSLQLRYLQTLTEIAGEKSSTIVFPLPVDLMNRIIGNESGS, encoded by the coding sequence ATGATGGAATATTTTTCGGTTACGTTAACCGTATTTGCGATTCTGATAATCATGTCCACGTTTCGCGTACTGCGCGAATACGATCGAGGCGTGATCTTTTTATTGGGTCGCTTTTATAAGGTTAAAGGTCCTGGCCTGATAATTGTTATCCCTGGCCTGCAGCAAATGGTCAGGGTGGATCTTCGCACCATTGTGATGGATGTGCCGACCCAGGATGTTATCTCAATGGATAACGTATCGGTCAAGGTAAACGCAGTGGTTTATTTTCGAGTGGTCGATCCGCAAAAAGCAATTATTGCGGTGGAAAATTATCTCGAAGCTACCAGTCAGCTTGCCCAGACTACACTGCGCTCAGTGCTTGGCCAGCACGATCTTGATGATATGCTTTCCAAGCGCGAAAAATTAAATGCAGATATTCAGGTGATTCTGGATCAACAGACTGATGCGTGGGGAATCAAGGTTTCCAATGTTGAGATCAAGCATGTTGACCTGGATGAGAGCATGATTCGCGCAATTGCCAAACAGGCGGAAGCGGAGCGGGAGCGTCGCGCCAAAGTGATACATGCTGAAGGTGAGCATCAAGCGGCAGAAAAACTGGCGCAGGCAGCGAAAATTCTTGGCACACAACCGCAATCGCTGCAATTGCGATACCTGCAGACATTGACAGAGATTGCCGGTGAGAAGAGTTCGACAATCGTTTTTCCACTGCCGGTGGATTTAATGAATCGAATTATAGGTAATGAAAGCGGCAGCTAA
- a CDS encoding nodulation protein NfeD — protein MLVTSLSVSAAESVWILKIQGAIGPATADYVVRGLEDADEQGAHAVILAMDTPGGLDRAMRDIIQAIIASPIPVIGYVEPSGARAASAGTYILYASHISAMAPATNLGAATPVQIGAPGMPSSPDEPDPDSPSAEKSKQPSTAMERKMINDAVAYIRGLAELRGRNAEWAERAVTDAATLTAEQAREKNVVDLVASNTSELLKLINGRVVTTEAGKVTLATTDAEVSLHEPDWRYEFLSIITDPNVAYILLLIGIYGLIFEFSNPGMGGPGIIGAICLITALYALQVLPVSYSALALIVLGIGLMTAEAFSPSFGVLGVGGIIAFVVGSIMLMDTKLPAFQIAWPIILALTAVSAGLLILVLGMLLRYRRGPTVSGVSILVGDVAQVITGQGEQLIVLVQGERWQAICDQPLQKGDYVRVLAVDGLKLSVTPMDNNSRE, from the coding sequence TTGTTGGTAACCTCACTGTCGGTATCTGCGGCAGAGTCCGTGTGGATACTGAAAATTCAGGGGGCTATTGGCCCGGCCACAGCGGATTATGTCGTCAGGGGGCTGGAAGACGCCGATGAACAGGGCGCGCATGCTGTAATCCTGGCGATGGATACACCCGGCGGCCTGGATCGTGCCATGCGCGATATTATTCAGGCCATCATTGCATCGCCCATCCCGGTCATTGGCTATGTGGAGCCCAGCGGAGCCCGGGCGGCCAGTGCCGGAACCTATATTCTCTACGCCAGCCATATATCGGCGATGGCACCAGCTACAAATCTCGGTGCCGCTACACCAGTGCAGATCGGCGCGCCGGGAATGCCTTCATCACCTGATGAACCTGATCCAGACTCTCCCTCAGCCGAAAAGTCCAAACAACCTTCTACTGCCATGGAACGCAAGATGATCAATGATGCGGTGGCCTATATTCGCGGACTGGCTGAGTTGCGAGGACGGAATGCCGAGTGGGCGGAGCGTGCTGTCACGGATGCTGCGACGCTCACCGCAGAGCAGGCACGCGAAAAAAACGTAGTTGACCTGGTGGCCAGTAATACATCGGAACTGCTGAAATTAATCAATGGAAGGGTCGTCACAACTGAGGCCGGCAAGGTGACGCTCGCTACGACGGATGCCGAGGTCAGCCTGCATGAACCGGATTGGCGCTACGAATTTCTGTCCATCATTACCGATCCCAACGTGGCTTACATCCTGTTGTTGATTGGCATTTACGGTTTGATTTTTGAATTTTCCAACCCGGGAATGGGCGGCCCGGGGATTATCGGGGCGATCTGTTTAATTACTGCTCTCTATGCCTTGCAGGTTTTGCCCGTCAGTTATTCGGCGCTGGCGCTCATTGTGTTGGGTATCGGATTGATGACAGCAGAAGCCTTTTCACCCAGCTTTGGGGTGTTGGGCGTGGGCGGGATTATTGCCTTTGTGGTGGGCTCTATCATGCTGATGGATACCAAGCTGCCAGCTTTCCAGATTGCCTGGCCAATTATTCTGGCGTTGACCGCCGTTTCAGCCGGTTTGTTGATACTGGTGCTGGGAATGCTGCTGCGTTATCGACGCGGACCGACGGTTTCCGGTGTGTCTATATTGGTAGGTGACGTGGCACAGGTAATCACAGGGCAAGGTGAGCAGCTGATAGTGTTGGTTCAGGGGGAGCGCTGGCAGGCAATATGTGATCAACCCCTGCAGAAAGGTGATTATGTGCGAGTGCTGGCAGTTGATGGTTTGAAGCTGTCAGTGACACCAATGGATAACAACTCTCGGGAGTAA
- the pyk gene encoding pyruvate kinase has product MMKRTKIIATLGPASSDADTIHNLIRAGTNVFRINFSHGKPDEHRERARLVRQEAEKLNAHVALLGDLQGPKIRIAGFAEGQATLRQDAGFVLDTALDSDAGDDTQVGCSYTQLPEDCRPGQTLLLDDGRLQLLIEKIEDTRIYTKVLVGGTLYPKKGINLLGGGLSAPALTDKDLEDLQLASELELDYLAISFPRSADDMHYARRCATRAGCNARLISKIERAETVANDQTLDDIIRASDAVMVARGDLGVEIGDAELIGVQKKIILRSRQLDRPVITATQMMETMIENAIPTRAEVFDVANAVLDGTDAVMLSAETATGKHPVTVVEAMSRIALGAEKQRSAKTSGHRMDRLFDTTEDAIAMAAMYAANHMPRVKAIVCLTESGTTPLLMSRIRSGLPIYAMSEHKASLNRMALFRGVIPRYYDMSSVENRNKLLTNAVKQLKANGFIQKGDVVLGTRGDLVGQGGMTNTLKIFEV; this is encoded by the coding sequence ATGATGAAACGCACCAAGATTATTGCCACCCTGGGGCCAGCCAGTTCCGACGCCGACACCATTCACAACCTGATTCGTGCGGGCACAAATGTCTTTCGCATCAATTTTTCCCACGGCAAGCCCGACGAGCACCGCGAACGGGCCCGGCTGGTTCGACAGGAGGCTGAAAAGCTCAATGCTCATGTGGCTTTGCTGGGCGACCTGCAAGGACCCAAGATTCGCATTGCCGGTTTTGCGGAAGGACAAGCCACGCTAAGACAGGACGCCGGGTTTGTGCTGGATACCGCACTGGACTCCGATGCGGGCGACGACACACAGGTAGGTTGCAGCTACACCCAACTACCGGAAGACTGCCGCCCAGGCCAGACCCTGCTGCTGGACGACGGTCGCCTGCAGCTGCTGATCGAGAAGATTGAAGACACGCGGATTTACACCAAAGTACTGGTTGGCGGCACGCTCTACCCCAAAAAAGGGATCAACCTGCTGGGTGGCGGCTTGTCTGCACCAGCGCTGACCGATAAAGACCTGGAAGACCTGCAGCTCGCATCCGAACTGGAGCTGGACTATCTCGCCATCTCCTTTCCGCGCAGCGCCGACGATATGCACTACGCCCGTCGCTGCGCCACCCGTGCGGGCTGTAACGCCCGATTGATTTCCAAAATTGAACGCGCCGAAACCGTTGCCAATGACCAAACCCTGGACGACATTATTCGCGCATCTGATGCGGTAATGGTGGCGCGCGGAGATCTGGGCGTGGAAATTGGTGACGCAGAGCTGATTGGTGTGCAGAAAAAAATTATTCTGCGATCGCGACAACTGGATCGCCCGGTAATTACTGCCACCCAAATGATGGAGACAATGATCGAGAACGCCATCCCCACTCGCGCCGAAGTGTTCGACGTGGCCAACGCGGTACTGGATGGCACCGACGCAGTAATGCTCTCCGCCGAGACTGCCACCGGCAAGCACCCCGTTACCGTTGTGGAAGCGATGAGCCGCATCGCCCTGGGTGCAGAAAAACAGCGCAGCGCAAAAACTTCCGGCCACCGTATGGACCGTCTGTTTGATACCACTGAAGACGCCATTGCGATGGCCGCAATGTACGCTGCCAACCATATGCCGCGAGTGAAAGCGATTGTCTGCCTGACCGAATCCGGCACCACCCCGCTACTGATGTCGCGCATTCGTTCCGGCCTGCCGATCTACGCCATGTCAGAGCACAAAGCCTCACTGAATCGAATGGCTCTGTTTCGCGGTGTAATTCCCCGCTACTACGACATGTCATCCGTGGAAAACCGCAACAAACTGCTGACTAATGCAGTGAAGCAACTTAAAGCCAACGGGTTTATTCAGAAAGGTGATGTGGTACTCGGGACTCGAGGTGATTTGGTTGGCCAGGGTGGGATGACCAATACGTTGAAGATTTTTGAGGTGTGA
- a CDS encoding site-2 protease family protein: MECSRCQLESTVESGFTRNDKNELLCPICFKNSVSKRARIVWLLVLVGIPVGYWLEISFESNFFLALLLISAWAYALQFISIALHELGHWAVARLTGGVCPIVEFGEGEEIFSWNTKNTIWRLKTSPTLGLAYCAYPAYKRQVWRNILMLSAGFLVNLLICLLSVYIFIYGLDVLSIEPKSLFWLVCALVNGALFFCSIYPQVVRQALKSDGMRILDIFRSTPDSVVATDGVYYSTIVTALISRNRFGELQDFVFSCRNYQESPVLLIALSYAYYIEGKFEEFLVNSEAALQVAKDAESKDGSDQSKVVLAICENNYAFSMYCKGSRDDKKMLELSQRAFRQIPWENSVVGTYAVILIRTSFDVEEGVKLLEKIKKEEERQKVIPAQLAMTYVGLCEGYQKLGNLASSSHALEEAKRLDENLVNSLMANMPLLNLQN, encoded by the coding sequence ATGGAGTGCTCAAGGTGCCAATTAGAATCAACTGTTGAATCAGGTTTTACACGTAATGATAAAAACGAACTGTTGTGTCCTATTTGCTTCAAAAACTCAGTATCCAAAAGAGCCAGGATTGTCTGGCTCTTAGTCCTAGTGGGAATTCCGGTTGGGTATTGGCTGGAAATCAGTTTTGAGTCTAACTTTTTTCTGGCATTACTTCTAATTTCAGCGTGGGCGTATGCTCTTCAGTTCATCAGTATAGCGCTTCACGAGCTCGGGCATTGGGCCGTAGCAAGACTTACAGGTGGGGTATGCCCTATTGTTGAATTTGGAGAGGGTGAAGAGATTTTTTCGTGGAATACTAAAAATACGATCTGGAGGTTGAAAACTTCTCCAACACTTGGTTTGGCATACTGTGCTTACCCTGCTTATAAGCGTCAGGTATGGCGGAATATCTTGATGCTGTCAGCTGGTTTCTTGGTTAACTTACTAATTTGTTTGTTATCAGTATACATATTTATCTACGGTTTGGATGTGTTAAGCATTGAGCCTAAGTCATTATTTTGGCTTGTGTGTGCTTTAGTGAATGGGGCTTTGTTTTTTTGCTCAATATATCCGCAGGTAGTCAGACAGGCCTTAAAGTCTGATGGTATGAGGATCTTGGATATTTTCCGTTCAACACCAGATTCTGTGGTTGCAACTGATGGGGTTTATTATTCGACGATAGTCACTGCATTGATTTCAAGAAATAGATTTGGCGAATTACAAGACTTTGTCTTCTCTTGTCGCAATTATCAGGAGTCCCCGGTTTTATTGATTGCTCTCAGCTACGCGTATTACATAGAGGGGAAGTTTGAGGAATTTCTTGTGAATTCAGAAGCGGCTCTTCAGGTGGCGAAGGATGCAGAGAGCAAGGATGGTAGTGACCAGTCTAAGGTGGTATTAGCAATTTGTGAAAATAACTATGCATTTTCTATGTACTGCAAAGGTAGTCGAGATGATAAAAAAATGCTGGAGCTGTCCCAGCGAGCATTTCGGCAAATCCCATGGGAGAACTCTGTGGTTGGCACCTATGCAGTTATTCTGATTCGAACTTCATTTGATGTTGAAGAGGGCGTTAAGCTCCTGGAGAAAATAAAAAAAGAAGAGGAAAGACAAAAAGTCATACCAGCCCAGCTGGCTATGACATATGTCGGACTTTGTGAGGGGTATCAAAAACTTGGAAATCTGGCAAGTAGTAGCCACGCACTGGAAGAGGCGAAACGTTTGGATGAAAATTTGGTCAATTCACTGATGGCTAATATGCCACTTCTGAATTTGCAGAATTAA